A single window of Kitasatospora sp. HUAS MG31 DNA harbors:
- a CDS encoding ATP-binding protein gives MTTATPKTGPDRSAAQADRQIVPPEQRYAAELEFLAAYDTGPRPPGWLLTPRAAVTFVLGSGGEKLKQGRRGLVIEPKFVGERSLVERCVVTLAGERGLLLVGEPGTAKSMLSELLAAAVCGTSALTVQGTAGTTEDQLKYGWNYALLLAKGPSREALVPSPVLTAMTSGRVARVEEVTRCLPEVQDALVSLLSERRIAVPELAGGEDGQLHAVPGFTLIATANLRDKGVSEMSAALKRRFNFETVGPIGDLAAEVELVRRQSTAAVERAGAPFGVDDTVLEALVTAFRDLRTGRSVEGWDVERPSTVMSTAEAVSVATSLGVTAAYLDGGDVLGRLPGQLVGVVRKDDPADAARLLGYWDGPVRRRAEQGAATWRTLWDLRPALEG, from the coding sequence ATGACCACCGCGACGCCGAAGACCGGCCCCGACCGGAGCGCCGCCCAGGCCGACCGCCAGATCGTGCCGCCGGAGCAGCGGTACGCCGCCGAGCTGGAGTTCCTCGCCGCGTACGACACCGGCCCGCGCCCGCCGGGCTGGCTGCTCACCCCGCGGGCCGCGGTCACCTTCGTGCTCGGCAGCGGTGGCGAGAAGCTCAAGCAGGGCCGCCGCGGCCTGGTGATCGAGCCCAAGTTCGTCGGCGAGCGGTCGCTGGTCGAGCGCTGCGTGGTCACCCTCGCCGGCGAGCGGGGCCTGCTGCTGGTCGGCGAGCCCGGCACCGCCAAGTCGATGCTCTCCGAGCTGCTCGCCGCCGCCGTCTGCGGCACCAGCGCGCTCACCGTCCAGGGCACCGCCGGCACCACCGAGGACCAGCTCAAGTACGGCTGGAACTACGCGCTGCTGCTCGCCAAGGGCCCCAGCCGGGAGGCCCTGGTGCCCTCCCCGGTGCTCACCGCGATGACCTCGGGACGGGTCGCCCGGGTGGAGGAGGTCACCCGCTGCCTGCCCGAGGTGCAGGACGCCCTGGTCTCGCTGCTCTCCGAACGGCGGATCGCCGTCCCCGAGCTGGCCGGCGGCGAGGACGGGCAGCTGCACGCCGTCCCCGGCTTCACCCTGATCGCCACCGCCAACCTGCGGGACAAGGGCGTCTCCGAGATGTCCGCCGCGCTCAAGCGGCGGTTCAACTTCGAGACGGTCGGCCCGATCGGTGACCTGGCCGCCGAGGTGGAGCTGGTGCGCCGCCAGTCCACCGCCGCCGTGGAGCGCGCGGGCGCGCCGTTCGGGGTCGACGACACCGTGCTGGAGGCCCTGGTCACCGCCTTCCGCGACCTGCGCACCGGCCGCTCGGTGGAGGGCTGGGACGTGGAGCGGCCGTCCACCGTGATGAGCACCGCCGAGGCGGTCTCGGTCGCCACCTCGCTCGGCGTCACCGCGGCCTACCTCGACGGCGGCGACGTGCTCGGCCGGCTGCCCGGCCAGCTGGTCGGCGTGGTCCGCAAGGACGACCCGGCCGACGCCGCCCGGCTGCTCGGCTACTGGGACGGCCCGGTCCGCCGCCGCGCCGAGCAGGGCGCCGCCACCTGGCGCACCCTGTGGGACCTCCGCCCGGCGCTGGAGGGCTGA